The following proteins come from a genomic window of Burkholderia stabilis:
- a CDS encoding O-methyltransferase, whose amino-acid sequence MDSPTAVLLRRLHEESRTEVIARARTQFQGSNEDFLSLVEEYEAIAPRLRGRFLETLGLSTDDLELSQGSALSLAVSPETGGFLRNIVLSQRPARILELGSSCGVSTLYFAQALSTLGRGVVVATERDALKCARLRDHVRTAGLDAHVDLREGDVFETVAKLDGRFDMVFIDVWADAYLKLFKGIERLLRPGSIVLADNMYTAEDAVRPYKHYLDDDPRFSTMTLNFESGIEFTVVVAQAGMSSMDPCRAGVD is encoded by the coding sequence ATGGATTCACCCACCGCCGTCCTTCTGCGACGGCTCCACGAAGAGAGCCGGACCGAAGTCATCGCCCGCGCCCGCACGCAGTTCCAGGGATCGAACGAGGATTTCCTGTCGTTAGTCGAGGAATACGAAGCGATCGCCCCCCGTCTGCGCGGGCGGTTTCTCGAAACGCTCGGGCTGTCCACCGACGACCTCGAGTTGTCGCAAGGCAGTGCGTTATCGTTAGCCGTGTCGCCGGAAACGGGAGGATTCTTGCGCAACATTGTGCTCTCGCAACGGCCGGCCAGAATCCTCGAACTCGGCAGTTCATGCGGCGTGTCCACGCTGTATTTCGCGCAGGCGCTGAGCACGTTGGGCCGTGGCGTGGTCGTCGCGACCGAACGCGATGCACTCAAGTGCGCTCGATTGCGCGATCACGTCAGAACGGCGGGCCTGGACGCTCATGTCGACCTGCGGGAGGGCGATGTATTCGAGACCGTTGCCAAACTGGACGGTCGCTTCGACATGGTCTTCATCGACGTATGGGCCGACGCCTATCTGAAGTTGTTCAAGGGGATCGAGCGCCTGCTGCGTCCGGGATCGATCGTCCTCGCCGACAACATGTACACGGCCGAGGACGCCGTTCGACCGTACAAGCACTACCTCGATGACGATCCGCGGTTCTCGACCATGACATTGAATTTTGAATCGGGGATCGAATTCACGGTCGTCGTTGCTCAAGCGGGAATGTCGTCGATGGATCCTTGCCGCGCAGGCGTGGACTGA
- a CDS encoding 4Fe-4S dicluster domain-containing protein, which yields MRETSTGDCKQKPGVIAPVVDLKRCEGKGDCVAVCPENVFEVRRIDNADYVDLGLMYRLKLRVHGMKVAYTPNADACRSCGLCVTACPERAITLARTA from the coding sequence GTGCGCGAAACATCAACGGGCGACTGCAAGCAGAAACCGGGCGTGATCGCGCCGGTCGTCGATCTGAAGCGTTGCGAAGGCAAAGGGGATTGCGTCGCGGTGTGCCCTGAGAACGTGTTCGAGGTCCGGCGCATCGACAACGCCGATTACGTCGACCTTGGTCTGATGTATCGCTTGAAGTTGCGTGTGCATGGCATGAAAGTCGCCTACACGCCGAACGCGGATGCGTGCCGGTCATGCGGACTGTGTGTGACGGCGTGCCCCGAGCGCGCCATCACGCTCGCCCGAACGGCATAG